The DNA sequence CTAATTATATTCTGTAAACTTAAtgtaaacttttcttttttggtctTTTACTCATTGTTAAACCGATTTTAACCAAAGTTACTCCTTCAAGTTGATGTAGTTCAAAACCTTACTTGACTTGACTGCTCTTGACTCGACATTTCTCAAATCACAAATTAAGAGAAAATTCCACCTTTTCATTCTGCTGCACAAGTActtactgtttttgtgttgagctCTGCAGCCCAGATTTTGCATTCGTTCATACcagtatataaacaaatacaatatacTGTTGTACGTGAACTTTTCTGcttgtctttctcttcctttgcCACATGACCTTTCTTTCAGCTTTCACTAAGTTAAAATCTAATGTAtagaaagtaaacaaaagatcatacatacaatacataacAACATAGGACAAtgcagcacacagacagaatCAAAGACCTATTGGTTCTCTATTGAGAACAGAtgacaacaaatatatttacactCAACCTCTCCATCTCATCTTCACCTTCATCACTAATCACTTGTCATGTTCCATATGTTTTTACCTTCAATTTGTTTACCTTTGAGTATCTGGTTACTAATTAGAGCCTCAGTAAACCTACCAAAACACAAACTCTACAGTCTTAGtttacatatactgtagtattttcCACCCGCCtccaactgcacacacacacactctggatGTCATGTTTTGGAGAGGTCTGGGTCAGCTTGTCGTGGGAGTAATGAAGGGATGTAGATTGTTGttgaaaacacacttatgttagactaaaatgtaaattcagtttttgtgaCATCTGTAGTTAAAAAGTTCTCTTTCTGCATCATTCATGCACACATATGAATTATCCCTCGATCAGATTTGTGTTCATATTTCTTAGATGAGCACACAGctctcttcactctgctattGACAATATTGCCAACAGAAAAAGTCCCAATACCATCTGTCCCACCACCTGTTGCTCAAGACACTTTCccttaagcaaaaaaaaattaaaatttagaTTTAGGAGTGATTAGTCTTATTATATGTTTTCTAAACAAGAGAggatttcttttctgtttgtgttttctcccaGCACTAATAGACCTAATTTAATATAACTTTACGCCCTTGCTCCGGGCATACTCCATTTGACCACACccatttattttaaacaaatattttttttactctctctcttctctttccagTTTTTCCACTTCTCCTCACGGGCGTTCCCTAGTCTTGAGGGTCAGTTCGCTGGTCGTATCCGGTGGAAGGGAATCCCTGCACGTGGGGAAGCCTCCATCTCTCTGATCAACGCCACGCTGAATGATAACGGGACCTACACATGCTCAGTCAGAAACCCTCCCGATGTCCACGGGTCCCCGACTTCACACACCGTACTCACTGTCACACCAAAGGGTAAGACATACACACGTAAACCGAGCAGAGAGTATTTCACTGTGTGCACAATCATTTGACTTCCCACCACCTCAATATGTGCACACTTTAACACATGTAGCATAACAGTTTTCAAATCCAGACTCTTTTGAGCTGAAAAGTATGTTCATCTTCTAAAACATCAGCGCTTGTCCTGATTTGATCCCAGGCGTCTGGATTTGGCTTGTCTCATAATAAACTGTATACTGTGGAAATGCAGAGTCAGAGGGAGGCTGAAACGAGGACTTTTAAATTCTGCTGCCAGCCACAGATTTTTTAGATAGGAGAATAATCCAAACATCTGTTTAGAGTTTGTGTAAGCCTGTCATGATGTTTACCGTATTGATTCATGTTTTAGCCTGCCTCTGCTGTCAGCAGAATATAGATGGTTAGAGGTAGGGATGTAGAGGAGGGTAACTCATCAGATCTCAGTTACCTaattttacacactgacataaatgtttttaacataaatttCTAGTAGTTGtactaaaatgtgttaaactAATGTAATATGGATAGGAGATAGGAGTTCAAGTTTACTGTATCTTAATACAACACTGGCTGCAAAGACATGCTTTCTAAAAGCaatgtctgtgcaaaaattACTTGTGAAGATAcacagaatgaggactgtgAGTTTTGTCCCCCATGTCTACTGAAATTTGTTTTGGACAGGATCTATTTGCAgctcagtatgaacaggaggaatgattgctGCAAACACTGACTGTTGTAATGTACATAGGGAAACATAAtgattgttttaagacagactttgaGAGAGTTTTGTTTAACGGTTGTCAAAGTTCCACCACTAAGTTGATAAGAAGTGATTATTTATTGCTAAGGAGAGCAGAGTGATACTTGTGGAACtgctgtatacagtatatgtgctgcgcattgtgtgtctttgcaatatactgtatgtttgtgtaataaataatatagtAAGTGAGGAACATATGAcgtcatgtgtatgtgtttggtcataaacagCTTGTTAACATGTTTCTAATGACctcacatcctcctcctcagcgCCCAGCATTCGCTTCTCTGATGTTGCGGTCCTTCTCGCTTTCATCCTCCTCCCCTCCGCTATCATCACCCTCATTCTGATTGGACGGATGCTCTGTCCCAAGAAACAGCACAGCCAATCGAAAGCCTACAGATCACCCATTGAGGTCACCGAGGGGTGAGTGGATTGATTCAACCAATCACTGAAGGAGGTCTCCTGGGGGTAATGCTAGTCGTTGTAGGCTTTGATGGTTATAGATGTGCTTCTGGCTTGCTAATTTGATGAAGGTTAAACAGGAATTTAAGTTTGAGTCAAAGGTTTGATTTTAGTAGCCTCTGCTTGTCATAGAAAGGTGCTATGAATCAGAACAGAGTCCTGCACAGGGTCTACAATTAGCTGATCTGCAGGCTGGTTTTATAGTGTAGCACTGTTACTCCTTGTGGTTTGAATGTGGCTGCAAGAGctgatattttctctttttgttgatATAATccagaaatataaatgttaaacaagccattgcagctctaatacaTGTTTAACAGATGAATGAATTACAGTGACGGGATTATGTAAACAAGGATGTAGCAGCAGCAACTCAAGTTCACTTCAGGCACTTCAGAAATTATAGTTggcttttattatttaaaaaaaacaactttgaggTAAGATCTGCAGCATCACTTATGTATTTTCTCCTGCATTGTTCTCTTTACTTCCTGAAACCACAATGAgatgtttactgtaaactgtgCTCCAGTGTCTCCATACGGCAggaaacagatgtgtgtgtgaaaacttCAAATCCGGATGGGAATCAGTTTAAATCAGTGTGCTCTTTAAACAGAGTAGAAGTTGTAAATCAGTAAAAATCCAACAAAGAGCCTTGTGGCTGAAATGACGTTTTCCTCATTTGGACCAGTGTTTGGAGTTTGTAAAtgcaaaatgtgtcaaaatataACAGGCAGGCTTTTTCATGGTGATTGTAAATATGATTATTGTGATTACTCACTATCTTTGCTGTCCATTCTGCATTTATCAGAGAGGAGTATGGCATCAATCCACCGGGGGCCAAAGAAAAGAGGGTCTCGTGCTGTGACCTATATCTGATGGTACAGTACAGAACATTTCATTATGCTACACTGTCTTCCAACCCATAAATAACTTAATGAGACATGTCTGCCAGATCTGTTtcacaattttaattttacatgcCCTCTATGTCTGACAACAGGACTTGAGGgtttataaaatattgatttttccaATGTAGTTGTTCTGTGTCTGGgtctatatatatgtgtgtgtgtgtgtgtgtgtgtgtgtgtattttcatctgactgtcttgtctgtctgccCAGGACtcagaggatgaggatgagTACTACAGCATAAAAAAGATGCCTCCTATGGATGAAGGCTATGCTGAGTCCCAGTGCTAGAGAACCCTGCTGGTTGGGAGATGTAACTGCAACATGCGGACCCGCtggtgcctttttttttttttatgagaagTACTGAGCGGAAATCAGTGCTGGATTCTTCTTTTCCACAGTCACTCAATGGTGATGAAGTTTACTTTTTGTGGTGACCACTGTGGAATACACATGAagaagtgtattttttttttttacgtctCTCCAGCATTATGAAATATGTCAATAAGGATTTGCCTTTCGTCTAGAATCTCTTAAATTCTCCAAGCCTTGTTAAAAACCAGtcaattgttttgttgtttttttagtgaGCTATATAAAAGCAGATATCTAAACCCCTAAGGCTGTGGATaagatattttctgtttattctgtCTGTAAAGGTCCACAGCTGATACTATTCTGTCAACTTACCctgtacatgcaaacacaaacacacagacgaGCACTATACCTACTTTATATCTTAAACATTCATCTATGTGTCACTTTAAAACTTCTTTTTGTGAAGGAGATGGATATGTTTTGTCTAATTTATTGCCTGAGCTGTTGATGTCTTTGTCGAGCTGTAGTggaacatttctgttttatctttaatatttggacagaaaataaatgatttgattttgaaTGTCAGACGTGACCCCTTAATAGTATTTACACTGTACATaacactgtatatacagtatatttgctcTGTCTTCAGTCCTCTGTACGTTACTGTGCCATGTCATGATTTCAACATCAGCACCTCACTGCTCATTTTACTCTGGGGACGTCTGAGTTTGGATGTGGTCTTTCGTGGATGTAGTTATTTCATATGATATAACagaattgagttttggttttggATGCGCAGCTTTCttttgctgattaattttttaGCAACATTTTTGCCTAAATAAATTGTTAATGAGTGGATTCGTTTTGGATTTGTGTAGGAATGAACATGACTTTTTACAAAAATGCTTCCAGCGAGTCGATACGCAGCATTTGTTCATTAAATCTTCTTGCTGCATCTTCTTAAGCAAACAGACAATTTGTTGGTAAATCTGATAGCAGATGGCCACCGTTTCCTCTTCTACTCTTTGTTTAGTCTGTTGCACTATTCATGAATGGATCTCTTCCACTATTCATGAACGTTCTtgaatattcctttaaaaactCACAGGACAGTCGGGGGTCTTGGAGCTTCACTCACAAATTGCGGCAGCATCTGTCTCATCTATGCAACTGTGAGACTTAAGAGTcatggaaagagaaaaataaccataccaatgaaaaacacacagaaagcgATAAGTCCTCATTCTATCTcatttcttttctatttctcaTTCAGCTCATTCATGCCCTCTAGGTTTTAATAATTCACACACTGCTATGGTGAAACAATTATCATTCCCGCTTCATCTGaattaccatggcaacagcttaCTCATgtcagccagaaaaaaaaataaaaaaataaaaaattgattgaagaaagaaaatgctCAGTTGACTGCCTGGACTCTATTTTCTGGACAAACGTCATTGGGGAGAGGGTTTCTAGTCCCCAGGCTGAAGAGTTACAATATCATTACTGCCAAATAGCATCATTTACATTCACAGAGTTACTGTTCCAAATGTAGATCTACTcagcattttcttttctaaacGCTCCAGTAAGACAGATGTTTTTCTAAAATATCTGTTATCTCAACATAAATTATATCCTCGGGCTTAGCAGAGAGGAGGGTCCGATCCTCCCCAGATGAAATTGTGTTGATTTGCCCTGTTTATCCACATGTATCTCAGCTGTCTGGTATTGTTATTGCCAGGAAATATTGGCAGTTGGAACAAATCTTAACAGTGAAATACTAAAGTCTCCTAAACAGCAGAACCAGGCGATGGCTGAACCTTTCATTCATCCTCCATCCAATGAATCTACAGATTGTTAAGTAGCAATATCTTCAGACTTTGGCCATTCAGAGTGATTTTGAACAGAACCAATTTAGGCACCATTCAGTTTCATTAAAATCTGATATTGatacattgtgtgtgtggtggacaAACGGACAAGGCCTCTTTCACCAGGTTCACTGTGGTTACTTCATGATATACACTGGTTAGACTGCACAAAGATTCAAGATATAACACTACAAACTGGTGAAACTAGACAGTAGATATCAAGATGGTATCAACCAGCTTGGGCATGCAAATACAATGAAGTACAAGTACTTAATAAAGCAAGGTTCTTATGCTAATGGAGTTTTGGATGCACCTCATTGCCAACTTGCAAAATTATTGATCAAATTATTGATTTCTCCTTGTGCTTCATCACAATTAAGTGGGTAAGTTCGGTCTCTAAAACTATTGACAGAAAGtttgggggaggggagggagaaatCGATCGACTTTGTCCTGACTCAGTAAATTGGGTCCTAATGGAAGAGCACCTGTGTGACTTTTTGTGTGAGTGCAGCTGTGTCAGATATGTCCCAGTTCAGGAATGGACACCTGCTCCACTTTTATCTTATTATGGCTGATGGGAAAAGCTTTGATTTTCATCCTCTGGGTCTTTGTCctctgatgtcacagatcaTATGAGAGAAATATGAGGAAAAAGAACTAGTGAGAAACAGAAGGATAAACTGAATGTTCAAAACTTTGTAGATGTAGGGACAAACTTACTAATGCTACTTGAGTGAATAAGAAGGATGTCAttgaagcatactgacacaTTGTGCAATGCACTCAATCACTTACATTCACATGACCGAAAAACATCTGTCTTTATTCTTGAAATGGCCACTATGCACTGGCACTGGGATTTTGAGGGGGGAGCAGTTTTGATACACGAAGCCAGAATTTGATGGACAAATTGACTGAATCTACTGTTTCTACCTAGaatattaaatatacatttcacAAAAAGTGAAGTTTGATTATATAGATgataaaataagcaaaaaaagcacaaataataataatgaatactGTTCCCACTATTTCACCACAAGTGACTAATTCTATACTATTGTACTCCTGACCATTTGGCCAGTTGAGTATTTCAGATAATTTAATAATCTTGGTCCTTCTGGCTTGGGATAGAGTCTAGGTGCACCCTTGTCACCACTGGGAATTTATATGCTACACAAGtcttcattttgacatttggtCTTATCAAATTCCTGCTCATTGATTGTCAGTTGTGGTTCCTCTCCAATGATGCTCAATAAAATGTCCTTAACAGTGAATCATTTTCTTATGTGTGACATTTTGGCAGCTtccacttatacacacacacacacacacacacacacacacacacacacacacacacacacacacacacatatatatatatattcacattgGTATTGGTGTTTAGCTGTAATAACACCCATAATGTACCACTTAGCATGAAAGAGGTATGAGTGCCTCTCACTTAACaggtaataataatgttttgtgcaaaaaggTCACTTGTGGTTAACTTTCCGTCCATTGCAGTTACATGACGATCTGGGTAGTGTGATGTGTAATCAGGGCCTTCTCACAACACTAGTACCATGTCAGTTATTACACTGTGACTTCTCAACTTCAGTCTCACCATTGAAATACTATCTtattttgtgttgcattttcatgtcttttcttcCAACATTGCAGTTTGATCTTTGCACTAATGACATTGTTTGCTAACTTCTGTGGGGAATTCTTTATGTCAGTTACAGGTCAATGTGATTTATGTTGAAGATCTTTGATGTTTCAGCAACTGTTTGTCATTGAAAGAGTCTGAATTGTGCAAGATAAAATAATACCCCTTTAAGATCACACATTATTTAAAACATACACATCTATGGAGGAATGTATGTGTCTAACCATTTACCACAGATCACAGACTAATTGTGAGTTAGATCACGATCTAACTTGACAAGTGTTTTAAGATTTTTGCCCTCCAGAAAAGTCATTGGTGTACAGAATATCAGAGCAGTTTGAAATACCAGGTTTCtctttttacaaaaatacaaaaatgccccaaaactagaaaaaacacacattttcagcaGGCTTGCAGAACTGCAGTGTGAGTTCCAAGTATTGTGTTCACTACTTTTCACTGCCTGAGTTTTTGTATTTGCGTTAgcattttattgtaaaatgcTATGTCCTCTTCCTACGCAAAAAGGGATAAGATCCTATGCAGTACAAATATAattgacaaatattttattacattagtTATGGTAAATCTTATAGAGTACTATTTTGCTTTTACCTTTACATCTGCATATAACATGCAGTTGGTAGATTGCATTTGaatctcattttctttcacagATACAGTGACCTTTAATGCTGCAAATGAGGAGCTTCATCACAGTCAGTCTGAAAGGACAGACTGCTTTGTTGTTGTACAATGCAACAAGCAATACGTAGCTATCAATAGGGTGTATTCAAAGGTGCATTCGCTTAGTTCATCCTTAGACAGATGAAGAATATGAGGAA is a window from the Thunnus thynnus chromosome 7, fThuThy2.1, whole genome shotgun sequence genome containing:
- the LOC137185779 gene encoding myelin protein zero-like protein 3, encoding MRRLRHRITALNVVLLLYLIGCFAPSLVSSITVNTPAELHASKGDTVTLSCTFTSTSRPTSMMTVDWSYRPQSGGPPQTFFHFSSRAFPSLEGQFAGRIRWKGIPARGEASISLINATLNDNGTYTCSVRNPPDVHGSPTSHTVLTVTPKAPSIRFSDVAVLLAFILLPSAIITLILIGRMLCPKKQHSQSKAYRSPIEVTEGEEYGINPPGAKEKRVSCCDLYLMDSEDEDEYYSIKKMPPMDEGYAESQC